A single window of Solenopsis invicta isolate M01_SB chromosome 3, UNIL_Sinv_3.0, whole genome shotgun sequence DNA harbors:
- the LOC105207897 gene encoding dynamin-like 120 kDa protein, mitochondrial isoform X4, giving the protein MIIIEIKQNDELFLFHLQTYTLHLFELNVICISCNGTSPHCNSHGILLVAKTSRHPITIVSTRKLMSGKFSRHCRPLLASPQLRHFANPHRGYAMVITRILRGALKIRYLLLGGAVGGGVTLQKKYEQWKEGLPDLEWLENLMPSEKQWQDFRESLMSIKNVADKIEIDPRIKEFGVTKYREYRNWFDQRLDDAIKAAESQNSYQENSSIQKTTEQLSKNVVAFARPLASDNNTDEERKKAQSSQQRMNAMQDELMQMQLKYQREIERLERENKELRKQILLRGNQKFNNKKIKKSLIDMYSDVLDELNDYDSAYSTADHLPRVVVVGDQSSGKTSVLEMIAQARIFPRGGGEMMTRAPVKVTLSEGPYHIAQFKDSSREFDLTKESELAELRREVELRMKNSVKNGKTVSPDVISMTVKGPGLQRMVLVDLPGIISTVTVDMAEDTREAIKQMSQQYMSNPNAIILCIQDGSVDAERSNVTDLVAQMDPSGKRTIFVLTKVDMAEENLTNPERLRKILSGKLFPMKALGYFAVVTGRGKQEDSIQTIKDYEEKFFRNSKLFKDGLAMSGQVTTKNLSLAVAECFWKMVRETVEQQADAFKATRFNLETEWKNNFPRLRELDRDELFERARGEILDEIVNLSQVSPRHWEEVLMTRNWEKVSMHVFENIYLPAAQSGNPNTFNTTVDIKLRHWAEQQLPARSVESGWECLQQEFQNFMSQARLSPDHDDIFDNLKNAVVNEAMRRHSWEEKASEMLRVIQLNILEDRSVNDKREWDQAVRFLETSVKEKLQSTEQILRDMLGPDRKERWMYWQSQTEEQQKRTSVKNELDKILYSDKKHAPTLTHDELTTVRKNLQRNGLEVDNEFIRETWHPVYRRFFLQQSLARAYDCRKGYYLYHTGHENEMECNDVVLFWRIQQMLKVTANALRQQIMNREARRLDKEIKEVLEDYSQDNEIKQKLLTGRRVTLAEELKRVRQIQEKLEEFIQALNKEK; this is encoded by the exons AtgattataattgaaataaaacaaaatgacgAATTGTTTCTCTTTCACTTACAAACTTATACGTTACATTTGTTTGAATTGAATGTAATTTGTATTTCTTGTAACGGAACATCCCCTCACTGCAATAG CCATGGAATTTTACTAGTCGCCAAAACCTCCAGGCATCCAATAACAATTGTTAGCACACGGAAGTTAATGTCCGGAAAATTTAGCAGACACTGTAGGCCGTTGCTAGCGTCACCTCAACTAAGACATTTTGCAAATCCACATCGTGGATATGCTATGGTGATAACAAGGATATTAAGAGGAGCGTTAAAAATTCGATATCTTCTCTTAGGAGGTGCAGTCGGTGGTGGCGTTACCTTGCAGAAG AAATATGAGCAATGGAAGGAGGGACTCCCAGATTTGGAATGGCTAGAAAATTTGATGCCCAGTGAAAAGCAATGGCAGGACTTCCGCGAATCGCTTATGTCGATTAAGAATGTAGCCGATAAAATTGAAATCG ATCCACGTATAAAGGAGTTTGGGGTAACTAAGTATCGAGAATACAGAAACTGGTTTGATCAGAGACTGGATGACGCTATTAAGGCAGCAGAAAGTCAAAATAGCTATCAAGAGAATAGCTCAATACAGA AAACAACAGAGCAGTTGTCCAAAAATGTGGTTGCCTTTGCACGCCCATTGGCTAGTGATAATAATACTGACGAGGAACGTAAGAAAGCTC aatcatCACAGCAGAGGATGAACGCCATGCAGGATGAGCTGATGCAGATGCAATTAAAGTATCAGCGCGAAATAGAGAGATTAGAAAGGGAAAACAAAGAATTACGCAAGCAGATACTTTTACGAGGGAACCAGAAgtttaacaacaaaaaaattaaa aagtCATTAATCGATATGTACAGCGATGTCTTGGATGAACTTAATGACTACGATAGTGCCTATTCCACTGCTGATCATTTACCTAGAGTAGTAGTCGTCGGTGACCAAAGTTCTGGTAAAACATCTGTGCTTGAAATGATAGCTCAAGCAAGGATATTCCCAAG AGGCGGAGGTGAAATGATGACGAGAGCACCAGTCAAAGTTACATTGAGCGAAGGTCCTTATCACATAGCGCAATTCAAAGATAGTTCTAGAGAATTTGATCTCACGAAAGAGTCGGAGTTGGCCGAACTTAGACGGGAAGTGGAACTGCGAATGAAGAATAGTGTTAAGAATGGAAAGACAGTCAGCCCTGATGTCATTTCCATGACAGTGAAGGGACCAGGTCTCCAACGTATGGTTCTAGTCGATCTACCTGGTATTATtagt ACAGTAACCGTTGATATGGCAGAAGACACTCGCGAGGCAATCAAACAGATGAGTCAGCAGTACATGAGTAATCCTAACGCGATTATTCTATGTATACAAGACGGTTCCGTCGACGCGGAGAGAAGTAACGTGACTGATCTCGTAGCTCAAATGGATCCATCGGGAAAACGAACAATCTTCGTTTTAACAAAA GTTGACATGGCAGAAGAGAATTTGACTAATCCTGAAAGGCTGCGTAAAATACTATCTGGTAAACTATTTCCAATGAAAGCGTTAGGCTATTTCGCCGTGGTCACTGGTCGCGGCAAGCAGGAAGACAGTATACAAACGATCAAGGATTACGAGGAGAAATTCTTTAGAAATTCTAAACTCTTTAA AGATGGTTTAGCAATGTCCGGTCAAGTGACCACCAAAAATTTGAGCCTTGCAGTAGCCGAATGCTTTTGGAAGATGGTTCGTGAAACGGTAGAACAACAAGCAGACGCATTCAAAGCTACTAGATTCAATTTGGAGACGGAATGGAAGAACAATTTTCCAAG GTTGAGAGAGCTGGATAGAGATGAACTTTTTGAAAGAGCACGGGGCGAGATTTTGGACGAGATAGTTAACTTGTCCCAAGTGTCACCGAGACACTGGGAGGAAGTATTGATGACACGAAATTGGGAAAAAGTCAGTATGCACGTTTTCGAGAACATCTATTTGCCTGCTGCTCAAAGTGGAAATCCAA ACACATTCAATACCACGGTCGACATTAAGCTCAGACATTGGGCTGAGCAACAATTACCTGCGCGTAGCGTCGAAAGTGGATGGGAGTGTTTGCAACAGGAATTTCAAAACTTTATGTCACAGGCTCGACTGAGCCCGGATCACGACGATATTTTTGATAACCTCAAAAATGCTGTAGTAAATGAGGCAATGCGACGTCATTCGTGGGAAGAGaag gcATCGGAAATGCTACGCGTTATCCAACTTAACATTTTAGAAGATAGAAGCGTGAATGATAAACGTGAATGGGACCAAGCAGTGCGTTTCTTGGAAACCTCTGTTAAGGAAAAACTGCAGAGTACAGAACAGATTCTCCGCGATATGCTGGGGCCTGATCGCAAGGAACGGTGGATGTATTGGCAGAGTCAAACCGAGGAGCAGCAGAAACGTACGTCAGTCAAAAACGAGCTGGATAAAATTCTCTACTCTGATAAG AAACATGCACCGACTCTAACACATGACGAGCTCACAACCGTTAGGAAGAATTTACAAAGGAACGGATTAGAGGTTGATAACGAATTCATTCGGGAAACGTGGCATCCTGTGTACAGGAGATTTTTCCTACAACAAAGTTTAGCGAGAGCGTATGATTGCAGAAAAGGATATTATTTATACCACACCGGGCATGAAAACGAA ATGGAATGTAACGATGTCGTACTTTTCTGGCGAATTCAGCAAATGCTGAAAGTCACTGCGAATGCACTTAGACAACAGATTATGAATAG
- the LOC105207897 gene encoding dynamin-like 120 kDa protein, mitochondrial isoform X3, whose protein sequence is MIIIEIKQNDELFLFHLQTYTLHLFELNVICISCNGTSPHCNSHGILLVAKTSRHPITIVSTRKLMSGKFSRHCRPLLASPQLRHFANPHRGYAMVITRILRGALKIRYLLLGGAVGGGVTLQKKYEQWKEGLPDLEWLENLMPSEKQWQDFRESLMSIKNVADKIEIDPRIKEFGVTKYREYRNWFDQRLDDAIKAAESQNSYQENSSIQTETTEQLSKNVVAFARPLASDNNTDEERKKAQSSQQRMNAMQDELMQMQLKYQREIERLERENKELRKQILLRGNQKFNNKKIKKSLIDMYSDVLDELNDYDSAYSTADHLPRVVVVGDQSSGKTSVLEMIAQARIFPRGGGEMMTRAPVKVTLSEGPYHIAQFKDSSREFDLTKESELAELRREVELRMKNSVKNGKTVSPDVISMTVKGPGLQRMVLVDLPGIISTVTVDMAEDTREAIKQMSQQYMSNPNAIILCIQDGSVDAERSNVTDLVAQMDPSGKRTIFVLTKVDMAEENLTNPERLRKILSGKLFPMKALGYFAVVTGRGKQEDSIQTIKDYEEKFFRNSKLFKDGLAMSGQVTTKNLSLAVAECFWKMVRETVEQQADAFKATRFNLETEWKNNFPRLRELDRDELFERARGEILDEIVNLSQVSPRHWEEVLMTRNWEKVSMHVFENIYLPAAQSGNPNTFNTTVDIKLRHWAEQQLPARSVESGWECLQQEFQNFMSQARLSPDHDDIFDNLKNAVVNEAMRRHSWEEKASEMLRVIQLNILEDRSVNDKREWDQAVRFLETSVKEKLQSTEQILRDMLGPDRKERWMYWQSQTEEQQKRTSVKNELDKILYSDKKHAPTLTHDELTTVRKNLQRNGLEVDNEFIRETWHPVYRRFFLQQSLARAYDCRKGYYLYHTGHENEMECNDVVLFWRIQQMLKVTANALRQQIMNREARRLDKEIKEVLEDYSQDNEIKQKLLTGRRVTLAEELKRVRQIQEKLEEFIQALNKEK, encoded by the exons AtgattataattgaaataaaacaaaatgacgAATTGTTTCTCTTTCACTTACAAACTTATACGTTACATTTGTTTGAATTGAATGTAATTTGTATTTCTTGTAACGGAACATCCCCTCACTGCAATAG CCATGGAATTTTACTAGTCGCCAAAACCTCCAGGCATCCAATAACAATTGTTAGCACACGGAAGTTAATGTCCGGAAAATTTAGCAGACACTGTAGGCCGTTGCTAGCGTCACCTCAACTAAGACATTTTGCAAATCCACATCGTGGATATGCTATGGTGATAACAAGGATATTAAGAGGAGCGTTAAAAATTCGATATCTTCTCTTAGGAGGTGCAGTCGGTGGTGGCGTTACCTTGCAGAAG AAATATGAGCAATGGAAGGAGGGACTCCCAGATTTGGAATGGCTAGAAAATTTGATGCCCAGTGAAAAGCAATGGCAGGACTTCCGCGAATCGCTTATGTCGATTAAGAATGTAGCCGATAAAATTGAAATCG ATCCACGTATAAAGGAGTTTGGGGTAACTAAGTATCGAGAATACAGAAACTGGTTTGATCAGAGACTGGATGACGCTATTAAGGCAGCAGAAAGTCAAAATAGCTATCAAGAGAATAGCTCAATACAGA CAGAAACAACAGAGCAGTTGTCCAAAAATGTGGTTGCCTTTGCACGCCCATTGGCTAGTGATAATAATACTGACGAGGAACGTAAGAAAGCTC aatcatCACAGCAGAGGATGAACGCCATGCAGGATGAGCTGATGCAGATGCAATTAAAGTATCAGCGCGAAATAGAGAGATTAGAAAGGGAAAACAAAGAATTACGCAAGCAGATACTTTTACGAGGGAACCAGAAgtttaacaacaaaaaaattaaa aagtCATTAATCGATATGTACAGCGATGTCTTGGATGAACTTAATGACTACGATAGTGCCTATTCCACTGCTGATCATTTACCTAGAGTAGTAGTCGTCGGTGACCAAAGTTCTGGTAAAACATCTGTGCTTGAAATGATAGCTCAAGCAAGGATATTCCCAAG AGGCGGAGGTGAAATGATGACGAGAGCACCAGTCAAAGTTACATTGAGCGAAGGTCCTTATCACATAGCGCAATTCAAAGATAGTTCTAGAGAATTTGATCTCACGAAAGAGTCGGAGTTGGCCGAACTTAGACGGGAAGTGGAACTGCGAATGAAGAATAGTGTTAAGAATGGAAAGACAGTCAGCCCTGATGTCATTTCCATGACAGTGAAGGGACCAGGTCTCCAACGTATGGTTCTAGTCGATCTACCTGGTATTATtagt ACAGTAACCGTTGATATGGCAGAAGACACTCGCGAGGCAATCAAACAGATGAGTCAGCAGTACATGAGTAATCCTAACGCGATTATTCTATGTATACAAGACGGTTCCGTCGACGCGGAGAGAAGTAACGTGACTGATCTCGTAGCTCAAATGGATCCATCGGGAAAACGAACAATCTTCGTTTTAACAAAA GTTGACATGGCAGAAGAGAATTTGACTAATCCTGAAAGGCTGCGTAAAATACTATCTGGTAAACTATTTCCAATGAAAGCGTTAGGCTATTTCGCCGTGGTCACTGGTCGCGGCAAGCAGGAAGACAGTATACAAACGATCAAGGATTACGAGGAGAAATTCTTTAGAAATTCTAAACTCTTTAA AGATGGTTTAGCAATGTCCGGTCAAGTGACCACCAAAAATTTGAGCCTTGCAGTAGCCGAATGCTTTTGGAAGATGGTTCGTGAAACGGTAGAACAACAAGCAGACGCATTCAAAGCTACTAGATTCAATTTGGAGACGGAATGGAAGAACAATTTTCCAAG GTTGAGAGAGCTGGATAGAGATGAACTTTTTGAAAGAGCACGGGGCGAGATTTTGGACGAGATAGTTAACTTGTCCCAAGTGTCACCGAGACACTGGGAGGAAGTATTGATGACACGAAATTGGGAAAAAGTCAGTATGCACGTTTTCGAGAACATCTATTTGCCTGCTGCTCAAAGTGGAAATCCAA ACACATTCAATACCACGGTCGACATTAAGCTCAGACATTGGGCTGAGCAACAATTACCTGCGCGTAGCGTCGAAAGTGGATGGGAGTGTTTGCAACAGGAATTTCAAAACTTTATGTCACAGGCTCGACTGAGCCCGGATCACGACGATATTTTTGATAACCTCAAAAATGCTGTAGTAAATGAGGCAATGCGACGTCATTCGTGGGAAGAGaag gcATCGGAAATGCTACGCGTTATCCAACTTAACATTTTAGAAGATAGAAGCGTGAATGATAAACGTGAATGGGACCAAGCAGTGCGTTTCTTGGAAACCTCTGTTAAGGAAAAACTGCAGAGTACAGAACAGATTCTCCGCGATATGCTGGGGCCTGATCGCAAGGAACGGTGGATGTATTGGCAGAGTCAAACCGAGGAGCAGCAGAAACGTACGTCAGTCAAAAACGAGCTGGATAAAATTCTCTACTCTGATAAG AAACATGCACCGACTCTAACACATGACGAGCTCACAACCGTTAGGAAGAATTTACAAAGGAACGGATTAGAGGTTGATAACGAATTCATTCGGGAAACGTGGCATCCTGTGTACAGGAGATTTTTCCTACAACAAAGTTTAGCGAGAGCGTATGATTGCAGAAAAGGATATTATTTATACCACACCGGGCATGAAAACGAA ATGGAATGTAACGATGTCGTACTTTTCTGGCGAATTCAGCAAATGCTGAAAGTCACTGCGAATGCACTTAGACAACAGATTATGAATAG